From the genome of Myripristis murdjan chromosome 22, fMyrMur1.1, whole genome shotgun sequence, one region includes:
- the fbxo34 gene encoding F-box only protein 34, giving the protein MNGGAATQRLKGSASPAFSYPLLLPPLGCENQEALGLYQAAAEDGEAPLDIWAVIRPGNVQEKIAIFASEGRANATGGNEHGGARGPDGRNSGSQAVSSDPATGGGPPRAAKFKGGWDENSIAKRRRKSGKQNLQQDQRARLLDAQQHRPAPLCAGPPGEEGQRGGEAEQQQQQEEEEEELKAVSVVEMVAFLEQRAERPDKPLLAPHRSSASITLSCTHSRQGAELRPGGEEEPESVRVSDMVARLESACLQRRTVGDLSRSSSLRRTAGRVLLAGAQPGSAPGSAPGSAPCSPSSPAPSSSSSPTTSSSSLPEGQSTSRSAGRPATESWSCPQATPPCLTTPPCLTTPSTDESSCEAPEAAGRSQVMETETMPELTQTDTRSHAPSQSHAPSQSHAPSPPGAASPWQAEQEEPPPGMLFFSEPRPLLQTRSAPPPAPSTHPAPRPTSDPAPAGRLSGPDEAVSGAEPQREEAESGASPGCAAAGAGAGRRASVSQDFLELRLKLQQLLEPQPYLAVLPHHLLLHILRLLPTQSLAALKCTCRYFKFIIETYGVRPADSRWVSDPRYRDDPCKQCKKRYGRGDVSLCRWHHKPYCQALPYGPGYWMCCHGARRDTPGCNVGLHDNHWVPAFHSINVPIYRRSREPDD; this is encoded by the coding sequence ATGAACGGCGGCGCGGCAACACAGCGACTGAAAGGCTCCGCCTCTCCCGCCTTCTCCTACCCCCTGCTCCTCCCCCCTCTGGGCTGCGAAAACCAGGAGGCGCTTGGCCTTTACCAGGCGGCGGCGGAGGACGGCGAAGCCCCGCTGGACATCTGGGCCGTCATCCGACCCGGAAACGTCCAGGAGAAGATCGCCATCTTCGCTTCGGAAGGCAGAGCTAACGCCACGGGGGGAAACGAGCACGGCGGCGCTCGTGGCCCCGACGGCAGGAACAGCGGTTCTCAGGCCGTGAGCTCCGACCCGGCCACGGGGGGCGGGCCGCCGCGGGCCGCCAAGTTCAAGGGAGGGTGGGACGAAAACTCCATCGCCAAGCGCCGCAGAAAGTCTGGGAAACAGAACCTCCAGCAGGACCAGAGAGCCCGGCTCCTGGACGCCCAGCAGCACAGACCCGCCCCTCTCTGCGCCGGCCCGccgggggaggaggggcagcGCGGCGGCGAggcggagcagcagcagcagcaggaggaggaggaggaggagttgaaGGCGGTGTCGGTGGTGGAGATGGTCGCATTCCTGGAGCAGAGAGCTGAGCGTCCCGACAAGCCGCTGCTCGCCCCGCACAGGAGCTCCGCCTCCATCACGTTGTCCTGCACGCACAGCCGGCAGGGGGCGGAGCTCCGGCCCGGCGGGGAGGAGGAGCCGGAGAGCGTGCGGGTGTCAGACATGGTGGCCCGGCTGGAGTCGGCGTGCCTGCAGAGGAGGACTGTGGGAGATCTGTCccgcagcagcagcctgaggaGGACGGCGGGCCGCGTGCTGCTGGCCGGGGCCCAGCCCGGCTCCGCCCCCGGCTCCGCCCCCGGCTCCGCCCCCTGCTCGCCCTCTTCTCCGGCCccttcgtcatcatcatcaccaacgacatcatcatcctcactgcctGAAGGCCAGAGTACGAGCCGCTCCGCAGGACGACCTGCCACAGAGTCCTGGAGCTGCCCCCAGGCCACGCCCCCCTGCCTGACCACACCCCCCTGCCTGACCACGCCCAGTACAGATGAGTCCAGTTGTGAGGCTCCAGAGGCTGCAGGGCGGAGCCAGGTGATGGAGACAGAAACGATGCCAGAGCTAACACAGACTGACACCCGGAGCCACGCCCCCTCTCAGAGCCACGCCCCCTCTCAGAGCCACGCCCCCTCCCCACCCGGCGCAGCGTCTCCCTGGCAGGCTGAGCAGGAGGAGCCGCCTCCCggcatgttgtttttctcagagCCACGCCCACTCCTGCAGACACGCTCTGCCCCGCCCCCTGCTCCCAGCACACACCCCGCCCCGCGTCCGACCTCCGACCCCGCCCCTGCCGGCCGTCTCTCTGGGCCAGACGAAGCGGTGAGTGGGGCGGAGCCGCAGAGGGAGGAGGCGGAGTCGGGGGCGAGCCCCGGCTGTGCGGCGGCAGGGGCGGGGGCGGGGCGGCGTGCGTCGGTGTCACAGGACTTCCTGGAGCTGCgtctgaagctgcagcagctgctggagccGCAGCCGTACCTGGCCGTGCTGCCGCAccacctgctgctgcacatCCTGCGCCTGCTGCCCACCCAGAGCCTCGCCGCGCTCAAGTGCACCTGCCGCTACTTCAAGTTCATCATCGAGACGTACGGCGTGCGGCCCGCCGACTCCCGCTGGGTGTCCGACCCCCGTTACCGTGACGACCCCTGCAAGCAGTGCAAGAAGCGGTACGGGCGCGGCGACGTGTCGCTGTGCCGCTGGCACCACAAGCCGTACTGCCAGGCGCTGCCGTACGGCCCCGGCTACTGGATGTGTTGCCACGGCGCCCGCAGGGACACGCCCGGCTGCAACGTCGGTCTCCATGACAACCACTGGGTGCCCGCCTTCCACAGCATCAACGTGCCCATCTACAGGAGGAGCCGCGAGCCCGacgactga
- the timm9 gene encoding mitochondrial import inner membrane translocase subunit Tim9: MAVQVTESDQIKQFKDFLGTYNKLTESCFMDCVKDFTSREVKQEEGSCAESCLQKYLKMTQRISMRFQEYHIQQNEALAAKAGLLGQPR; encoded by the exons ATGGCGGTGCAGGTGACCGAGTCTGATCAGATCAAACAG TTTAAAGACTTCCTGGGGACGTACAACAagctgacagagagctgcttcATGGACTGTGTGAAGGATTTCACCAGCAGGGaggtgaagcaggaggag ggCAGCTGTGCTGAGTCATGCCTGCAGAAATACCTGAAGATGACTCAGCGGATCTCCATGCGGTTTCAGGAGTATCACATCCAGCAGAACGAAGCTCTGGCAGCCAAAGCCGGCCTGCTGGGCCAGCCGCGCTga
- the atg14 gene encoding beclin 1-associated autophagy-related key regulator, which produces MAAPGGPDQAASSGSQPAGRPPLRSHPLHATPPAPGSVMVESVDDAEGLYVAVERCPLCSTARRRLTCARCVQAGDFVYFDGRNPERYMEKLERLKKLKEEKEQLQQRVLQAMDKKLQADQMKWKIMSCKMKIEQLKEAISWGNEEVKSDKELLLHAQEESQRLQRRAGRHQEKRDKIERHNRRLGELLERRGRELAARLGQLAALRREHILELTGHIFPTQEEKQGSRDPADVVAECDPALTSSTVSELAEARRTTYLSGRWIWDDQNGETSISITGPPVTLPSNGDCSAYYSWVEEKSSNQGPELDHINPAHTISAALCYATQLVNILSHILDVNLPKKLCNSEFCGENLSRYRFTRALSKLNTNILHLCFSQHVDSEKLHPHHTLRNIMFLVAPDNHNLGRTGPFEVSADLEESMEFVEPEAAGPAEESGDEAVTDEETDLGTDWETVPSPRFCDIPSQSMDLSQSALLQVSQPAANAGGMISSAAASVTSWLRAYTGQR; this is translated from the exons ATGGCGGCGCCAGGCGGCCCGGACCAGGCGGCCTCCTCCGGCTCCCAGCCCGCAGGGAGGCCGCCTCTCCGCTCCCATCCCCTGCATGCGACGCCCCCCGCCCCGGGCTCCGTGATGGTGGAGTCGGTGGACGACGCGGAGGGTCTGTACGTGGCTGTGGAGCGCTGTCCGCTGTGCAGCACCGCCCGCCGGAGGCTGACCTGTGCCCGGTGCGTCCAGGCCGGAGACTTCGTGTACTTCGACGGAAGGAACCCAGAAAG GTACATGGAGAAGCTGGAGAGGCTGAAAAagctgaaggaggagaaggagcagcttcagcagag AGTCCTCCAGGCCATGGACAAGAAGCTGCAGGCCGATCAGATG AAATGGAAGATCATGTCGTGTAAGATGAAGATCGAGCAGCTGAAGGAGGCGATCAGCTGGGGCAACGAGGAGGTGAAGAGCG aTAAGGAGCTGCTCCTGCACGCCCAGGAGGAGAGCCAGCGGCTGCAGCGGCGGGCCGGACGCCACCAGGAGAAACGGGACAAAATCGAGCGTCACAACCGGCGTCTGGGTGAGCTGCTGGAGCGGCGTGGGCGTGAGCTGGCGGCGCGGCTGGGCCAGCTGGCGGCGCTGCGCCGGGAGCACATCCTGGAGCTCACGGGCCACATCTTCCCCACgcaggaggagaagcagggCAGCAG AGACCCCGCGGACGTGGTGGCGGAGTGCGACCCGGCGCTGACCTCCAGCACGGTGAGCGAGCTGGCGGAGGCGCGGCGCACCACCTACCTGTCGGGCCGCTGGATCTGGGACGACCAGAACGGAGAGACCAGCATCAGCATCACGGGGCCGCCCGTCACGCTGCCTAGCAACGGAGACTGCTCCGCCTACTACAGCTGGGTGGAGGAGAAAAGCTCCAATCAGGGGCCAG AGTTGGACCACATCAACCCGGCTCACACCATCAGCGCGGCGCTGTGCTACGCCACCCAGCTGGTCAACATCCTGTCCCACATCCTGGACGTCAACCTGCCCAAGAAGCTCTGCAACAG TGAGTTCTGTGGAGAGAACCTGAGCCGCTATCGCTTCACCAGAGCCCTGAGCAAGCTCAACACCAACATCCTGCACCTGTGCTTCTCCCAG catgtAGACAGTGAGAAGCTCCATCCTCATCACACTCTGAGAAACATCATGTTCCTGGTTGCCCCTGACAACCACAACCTGGGCAG GACGGGCCCGTTCGAGGTGAGCGCCGACCTGGAGGAGTCGATGGAGTTTGTGGAGCCGGAGGCGGCCGGGCCGGCGGAGGAGAGCGGCGACGAGGCGGTGACGGACGAGGAGACGGACCTGGGGACGGACTGGGAGACGGTGCCCAGCCCGCGCTTCTGCGACATCCCCTCACAG tccATGGATCTTTCCCAGAGTGCACTGCTGCAGGTCTCCCAGCCAGCCGCCAACGCTGGAGGGATGATCTCCTCTGCCGCCGCCTCCGTCACTTCCTGGTTGAGAGCGTACACCGGCCAGCGCTGA